One genomic region from Conexibacter woesei Iso977N encodes:
- a CDS encoding Zn-ribbon domain-containing OB-fold protein, with translation MERSPADVYTEFCRRRELAYQVDRAGRATFRPRVGLEEWRVSAGLGVVYATTVARPRGGEAYNLVLVDLDEGFRMMSRVRGVAPEDVVVGARVRVAWEEPSPDEADAAPLPVFEVVVAS, from the coding sequence TTGGAGCGCTCGCCCGCGGACGTGTATACGGAGTTCTGCCGCCGGCGGGAGCTGGCGTACCAGGTGGATCGCGCCGGTCGCGCGACGTTCCGGCCCCGGGTGGGGCTGGAGGAATGGCGGGTCTCGGCGGGGTTGGGCGTCGTCTACGCAACGACCGTTGCACGGCCGCGCGGAGGCGAGGCCTACAACTTGGTTCTGGTGGACCTGGACGAGGGGTTCCGGATGATGTCGCGCGTTCGCGGTGTCGCCCCGGAGGACGTCGTCGTGGGTGCGCGCGTGCGGGTGGCGTGGGAGGAGCCGAGCCCGGACGAGGCCGACGCTGCGCCGCTGCCCGTCTTCGAGGTGGTGGTCGCGTCGTGA
- a CDS encoding NUDIX hydrolase translates to MTQAQAPALLARGPWAGEQVNAVWLDEAFEPDAGKVEAADAAIASLRDRGSPAHDGIGARLVEYEATPEGALHIKLQRLRWALRLVEGDASETISALCVTRDADGRWLAGRRAAWVASWAGRWALGAGGAVDEGESPFTTLTRELQEEWSVAAERVQGEALVRLPHNMIMFIGQAWLPPGAEVVPDHEHDAYAWWPAEIDDWPPEADEPLRAVARLLQ, encoded by the coding sequence ATGACGCAAGCGCAGGCACCCGCGCTGCTCGCTCGCGGCCCTTGGGCCGGCGAGCAGGTCAACGCGGTCTGGCTGGACGAGGCCTTCGAACCCGACGCCGGGAAGGTCGAAGCCGCCGACGCCGCGATCGCCTCGCTGCGCGACCGCGGCTCGCCCGCCCACGACGGGATCGGCGCCCGCCTCGTCGAGTACGAAGCCACCCCCGAGGGCGCGTTGCACATCAAGTTGCAGCGCCTCCGCTGGGCCCTGCGCCTGGTCGAGGGCGACGCCTCCGAGACGATCTCCGCCCTCTGCGTGACCCGCGACGCCGACGGCCGCTGGCTCGCGGGCCGACGAGCCGCGTGGGTCGCCTCCTGGGCCGGGCGCTGGGCGCTCGGCGCCGGCGGCGCGGTCGACGAGGGCGAGTCACCCTTCACGACGCTCACCCGTGAGCTTCAAGAGGAGTGGTCGGTCGCCGCCGAGCGCGTCCAGGGCGAGGCGCTCGTGCGCCTGCCGCACAACATGATCATGTTCATCGGGCAGGCCTGGCTCCCGCCGGGTGCCGAGGTGGTCCCGGATCACGAGCACGACGCGTACGCGTGGTGGCCGGCCGAGATCGACGACTGGCCGCCCGAGGCCGACGAACCGCTGCGCGCCGTCGCGCGCCTCCTGCAGTAA